The sequence ACTTTAAACTGATTCAGATTATCTCCCTTGGCAGAGTAACTTAATTTGCCCTTGTGAATTTGTATGATACGTTCAATAATGGCCAGTCCAAGCCCGAAACCTTTTTTACTTTCTGCATTGGCGCCTCTGAAAAAAGGAAGAAACATTTTGGAGACTTCCTCCGACGTCAACTGTTTTCCCTTATTCTGAAATACAATAGAAAGCTTTTGGTCACCTGTATGAATGATAATTTGTACCGATTTGTCAACAGAATATAAATATGCATTCTTAATCAGATTAACAAATGCTGACCGTAGTAAAGAGTCATTTCCTTTTACCATTAATTCTACATCGTCTTTGGGCAAATTATCATAACTGATATCAATTTTGCCGTCAGGAAAGCTCTTATTAAAGTAAGCAGCAGTATCATATAAAAGCTCATCCACCCTTAGTGCTGGCCAGTTCTCCACAAACTCAAGCTGCTCATTTTGAGAAATCTGTAACAAGGCATTTGTCAATTCAATCAAATGCTGCTGATCTTCCTTTAATGATAAGAGTACTTTCCGGAATCCTTCCACATCATTTACATTATTAAGAGCTGCTTCTGTTTGGGAAAGCATTACTGCAAGGGGCGTTCTTAGTTCATGCGAACTGTGCTGTACAAAGCTCTTCCGGTACTCAAAGCCGGTTCTAATTCTTTCCAGCATCGCATTAAAGTTCTTGGCAATAGCGTAGATTTCATCCTTTGCAGGTTTTACAGTAATTCGTTCTGATAAGTTAAAGACATTTGTACGCTGCATCTGGTCACTTAATTCAACAATCGGCTTGATTGCTTGCTGTACAAACAAAAAAGAAATAACAGCTGTCAGCAATAAAGACCCTCCGAAAACACCCGACAGAATTATACTCATTGTATACACTTTTTTTAAGCCTACCCTATCATATGCTTCCGTAATTAAAAACTCTTTTTGTTCAGGCTTATAAGTAGCAACAATCTGATTCTGAGCTGAATCCATAATCTCGAGCTTGCCCTGTTTCTTAACTTTTTCAAAGTTGATTTTGGGAATGTCTACGGCGGTATTAACACCCAAACTAAAGATCAGGGATTGATTAGAATCCAATACAAAAAGATGTTCGTTAATCAATGCAATCCTGTGTA is a genomic window of Sediminibacterium sp. TEGAF015 containing:
- a CDS encoding HAMP domain-containing sensor histidine kinase, with the protein product MNLKLRFALLFSSFVAGILLIACASIYFLYASYRQEDYFNRVELEGEDLYEIYQSLSNKNANVQQDDVLELHRIALINEHLFVLDSNQSLIFSLGVNTAVDIPKINFEKVKKQGKLEIMDSAQNQIVATYKPEQKEFLITEAYDRVGLKKVYTMSIILSGVFGGSLLLTAVISFLFVQQAIKPIVELSDQMQRTNVFNLSERITVKPAKDEIYAIAKNFNAMLERIRTGFEYRKSFVQHSSHELRTPLAVMLSQTEAALNNVNDVEGFRKVLLSLKEDQQHLIELTNALLQISQNEQLEFVENWPALRVDELLYDTAAYFNKSFPDGKIDISYDNLPKDDVELMVKGNDSLLRSAFVNLIKNAYLYSVDKSVQIIIHTGDQKLSIVFQNKGKQLTSEEVSKMFLPFFRGANAESKKGFGLGLAIIERIIQIHKGKLSYSAKGDNLNQFKVEFPIESLI